From the Oceanispirochaeta sp. genome, the window GGTCAGGGGAGTGGATATCGCCCCAGTGGAGCCCAGGGGGGCGGATATCGTCCTAGTGACAGCAGTCAGAGCGGAGGTTATCGACCCAGGGGCGGAAGTCAGGGTGGAGGATCTCGTCCTGCTGGCCCCCCTAGAAGCAGTACTTACCGTGCCGCTACAGGGATTGGAAGCACTTATAAACCTACCAATACGGGTACCCAGAGCAGCGGTTATCGTCCCGGTGGACAGGGCGGACAGACCGGCGGCTATCGTCCGGGCGGTACTAGCGGCCAAACCGGCGGCTATCGTCCCGGTGGAGCTGGCGGAACCGGTGGTCCCAATAGAGGCGGATTCCGTCACAGTGGCCCCGGAGGCCCGAATCGTGGCGGATATGCAGGTGGAAACAACGCCGGCGCCGCTCCCAAGGCATCTTTGTCAGATTCTCAGAAATCAGCTCCCAAGAAATTTTTCAAGAGTAAGAAAGGTGTAAAATCCTATCAGAAGAAAAGAACTGAAAATAATGAGAAACAGTATCAGATAAAAAAGAAGACCATTAACAAGACGAATCCCGTTCCTAAAGAAATCGACATAATGGAAGTTGTGACCGTTTCGGAACTGGCTAGAAAAATGAATCTCAAGGCTTCAGATCTTATTTCCAAATTGATGGGAATGGGGATGATGGTCACTATAAATCAGCAGATTGATGCTGAGACAGCGACAATCCTGGCAGATGATTATAGCTGTAAGGTTAATCTTGTCTCTCTTTATGATGAAACACTGATTGAATCTGAAAATGATGCTGATCATGATCTTGAAACAAGACCTCCAGTTATCGCAGTTGTCGGTCACGTCGACCATGGTAAAACAAAATTGCTGGATGCCTTGAGAAGTACGGATGTCGTCTCATCCGAACATGGTGGTATCACCCAGCATATTGGTGCTTATACCATCAAAACAAAGGATGGTCATGATTTGACTTTCCTCGATACACCAGGTCATGCTGCTTTTACACTGATGAGAGCACGTGGTGCGCGGGTCGCGGATATCGTTGTCCTGGTCGTTGCAGCCGATGACGGTGTAATGCCTCAAACAATTGAAGCCATCAATCATGCCAAGGCAGCAGAAGTTCCCATCGTTATTGCTGTCAATAAAATGGACCTGCCCAATGCAAATCCTGACAGGGTAAAACAGCAGCTTTCTGAATACAATCTTATGCCCGATAGCTGGGGGGGAACCACTCAGTTTGTTGAACTTTCAGCTCTTAAGGGTGAGGGTGTTCAGGATCTGGTTGATATTCTGATTCTTGAATCAGAAGTGATGGAACTGAAGGCAAACTGGGGTTGTCGTGCAGAAGGTAACGTCATTGAATCCAAGGTAGATCAGGGACGCGGTATTGTGTCTACTGTTCTTGTTGAACGGGGTACCCTTAGAGTCGGAGACTCTTTTGTAGCCGGTGTTTTTCCCGGTAAGGTAAGAGCCATGTTCAACTATAATGGTGACAAAGTTGATGAAGCCACGCCCTCCATGCCAGTCGAGATTCTTGGGTTTTCTGGAATACCAGGCTCAGGAGATCCTTTTCAGGTTACAGAAAGTGAAAGGGTTGCCCGTCAGTATGGTGATAAGCGGCAGGAGCTGAGGAAGATGGAAGGTGCCAAAAATGTGAAAAAAATCACATTGGACAACCTCTATGACTCCATTCAGTCCGGCAACGTTCAGGAACTCAATGTCATTATCAAGGGTGATGTGCATGGTTCAGTCGAAGCATTGCAACAGGCTCTTGAGAAATTGAGTACTTCTGAAATCAGACTTGTCTGTAAACATGCAGCTGCAGGTGCCATCATTGAAAACGATGTCAATTTGGCGATTGCATCAAAAGCAATTATTATTGGTTTCCATGTAAGACCCACCGCAAAGGCCCTGATGGTCGCCGAACGCGAAAAAGTGGAAATCAGAAAATACAACATTATTTATGATGCTGTAGAAGATATTAAAATGGCCATGGAAGGAATGCTTATCCCCGATCTGGAAGAACAGGTTGTTGGTAGAGTCGAAATCCGTGAAACTTTTAAGGTACCCAAGCTCGGCGTTATTGCCGGTTGTATGGTCACTTCAGGTATTGTCACTAGAAAGAGCAATGTGCATGTCCTCCGCGAGGGTGTTCAGGTTCATACCGGACCTATTTCATCTCTCAAGCGCTTTAAAGATGATGCCAAAGAGGTCCGAGAAGGTTTTGAATGCGGTCTTTCTATTGAAAATTACATCGACATCAAGGTTGGTGATGAACTGGAAGTTTTCACAATGAAAGAAATAGCTAAAAAGCTGGGAGCACCTACCGCCAGTGAATGAGTTGAGAATGAAACGTGTGGAAAGTCTGATTAGAGAACAGGTCAGCTTTCTTATAATGAATAGAGAGATCAAAGATCCCAGGATCAATAGTCTTCTATCCATTACTGTTGTTAAAGTAGCAAACGATCTTGCTTCTGCAAAATTGTATGTTTCCGGTCTGGAGGGAGAGGCGAAGCTGAAGAAGAGCGTTGATGCTATGAATCATGCCGCCGGCTTCATTCAGAACAGAATCGGGAGGAAGATGAAAATGCGTCTGACTCCCAAACTTCATTTTTTTCCGGACACATCTATCCGGGACGGAATTATGTTGAACCAGAAAATTGATAATCTGCTGCATGAAGAACCAAAAGAAACAGAATCCTGATAAACTTTCCTACCCTGATAATACCGGGGGGGGGATAGTTTTTCTGCATAAGATGCCGGGACTTACATCATTTCAGGCCCTGGGGCAATTAAAAAGAGTTCTTGGAACACGGAAAGTGGGACACACAGGAACTCTTGATAAATTTGCTGAGGGTCTGCTTATCATCCTTACAGGAAAACTGACTCGACTGAACTCCATAATCACTGCGATGGATAAGGAATATGTTGCCACAATCCGCTTTGGGACAGAGACTGATACCCTGGATCCCGAAGGGGAGACTGTGGCTACCGCAGATCCGCCGAGTCTGGAAATAATAGAGTCGAAACTGGATGGATTCAGAGGAGAACTTTCACAAACACCTCCTCAGTATTCGGCCATTCATATAGATGGAAAACGAGCCCATTCATTGGCCAGAAAGGGTCAGCTTGTAGAGATGCCCAGCCGTAAAATTTTTATCTATGATCTTGAACTCCTGGAATACAATGCTCCCGATTTAAAATTGAGAGTTCATTGCTCTAAAGGAACCTATATCAGATCCCTTGCGAGGGATCTTGGTCTGGCCTGTGAAAGCAGAGCCTTTGTTCAGGAACTTGTGAGAACTTCTGTGGGCCCCTTTAAACTTGAAAATGCTGTTGTTGTAGACGATTTTCGGGGAATCAAAGATTATTTTTCCTGGGAGGATTTTTTTCTCACCCTCGGGAATGCCAGTTTAGCAGTTCTCAATGAGGATGGGCTGGAAAAATTGAAGCATGGCGTTCCATTTAATGAGGGTTTTTTGACAACATCCCTTGAGGAAGAATCAGAATTTATCCTATTGAAAGATAAAGAGGGTTCATTGAAGGCGGTCCTTGAAATGAAGGATGGTCACTATCAGTATAAAATAAATCTTGCACCCTGATGGATCAGGATTTTCTGCTTTTTGTATTTACTTTCATAGCTGAATCTTAGATTGACTTTTATACCGATTTCGGTAATATTGTATTTTCAGGTGCTGGTTTCTGTCAGGGCGTTGCTCTGCTTTCAACCGGTAATAAGCCTGTATTTTTTTATTATTATTAAGGAGAGTTAATAATCATGTTAACCAAAGAAAACAAAGAACAAGTTGTTGAAGAATTCGGAACAAACGTTAAAGATACCGGTTCTACAGCGGTTCAGATTGCACTTTTGACCAGAAGAATTGAAGGTTTAACTGAGCATTTTAGATCAAATAAAAAAGATCATGCTTCAAGACGGGGACTGCTTAAGATGGTAGGTTCTCGTAGAAAACTGCTGAAATATCTTAAAAGAAAAGATATAGAAGCATACAGAACTCTTATTGCACAGCTTGGTCTGAGAAAATAATTTTAATCCCGCCGTTTGTGCGGGATTTTTTTCGATGTATTATATGACTTTGAGAATATTTGTATATCATAAACCAGGGGGAGTCTCTGGCTTGTTAAAAGTGAAAGGCGTTAAACGCCGAAGGAAAAACTATGGAAACTTTTAAATTTAAAATCGGTGAAGATGAAATCATCCTGGAAACAGGGAAAATGGCCAAACAGGCTAACGGTTCTGTCCTGGCCCGTTGCGGAGGATCTGCAGTCATGGCAACAGTCTGCTGTGGTTCCAATTCGGTGGAAGGTCTGGATTATGTCCCGTTAACAGTTGAATATAACGAACGATATTACGCTGCCGGAAAAATCCCAGGAGGATTTCTAAAAAGAGAATCCCGTCCTAAAGATAAAGAGATCCTTGTCTCCCGCCTGATCGACCGCCCCTTGAGACCTCTGTTTTACAAAGACTTCGGTCGTGAAATTCAGGTTGTACCCATGACTGTATCTACTGACCAGATTCATACTCCCGATATTCTGGGAATGATCGCTGCTTTTGCAGCAGTTACGATTTCCGACATTCCTTTTAACGGACCCGTTGCAGCTGTAAGAGTTGCATCCATCAAGGGTGAATATGTTATCAATCCCACATTTCAGCAGATCGAAGAAAGTGAACTTGATATCATCGTAGCCGCTTCCAATGACGGTATCTGTATGGTAGAAGGTGGTGGAGATCAGGTTTCTGAAGATCTTATGCTGGGTGCTATTCAGGCCGCTGAAAAAACTCTGGCTGATCTCTGCGCCTTTTTTGTGGATATGGCTGACAAATGCGGTAAAGAAAAACTCCCTCTTGTAGAAAAAACTTTGAAACTTGAAAAATGGGATGACATGTATGCCGAAGCTTATCCTCAGATGGAAACAGCAGTTTTCACAGATGGAAAGTTCGAAAGACGTCAGGCTATTAAAGATATAAAAAAAGCCATGCTTGTCCAGTATGAAGCGGATATCCCTGAAGATCAGTT encodes:
- the truB gene encoding tRNA pseudouridine(55) synthase TruB; this encodes MKNQKKQNPDKLSYPDNTGGGIVFLHKMPGLTSFQALGQLKRVLGTRKVGHTGTLDKFAEGLLIILTGKLTRLNSIITAMDKEYVATIRFGTETDTLDPEGETVATADPPSLEIIESKLDGFRGELSQTPPQYSAIHIDGKRAHSLARKGQLVEMPSRKIFIYDLELLEYNAPDLKLRVHCSKGTYIRSLARDLGLACESRAFVQELVRTSVGPFKLENAVVVDDFRGIKDYFSWEDFFLTLGNASLAVLNEDGLEKLKHGVPFNEGFLTTSLEEESEFILLKDKEGSLKAVLEMKDGHYQYKINLAP
- the rbfA gene encoding 30S ribosome-binding factor RbfA produces the protein MKRVESLIREQVSFLIMNREIKDPRINSLLSITVVKVANDLASAKLYVSGLEGEAKLKKSVDAMNHAAGFIQNRIGRKMKMRLTPKLHFFPDTSIRDGIMLNQKIDNLLHEEPKETES
- the infB gene encoding translation initiation factor IF-2, whose amino-acid sequence is GQGSGYRPSGAQGGGYRPSDSSQSGGYRPRGGSQGGGSRPAGPPRSSTYRAATGIGSTYKPTNTGTQSSGYRPGGQGGQTGGYRPGGTSGQTGGYRPGGAGGTGGPNRGGFRHSGPGGPNRGGYAGGNNAGAAPKASLSDSQKSAPKKFFKSKKGVKSYQKKRTENNEKQYQIKKKTINKTNPVPKEIDIMEVVTVSELARKMNLKASDLISKLMGMGMMVTINQQIDAETATILADDYSCKVNLVSLYDETLIESENDADHDLETRPPVIAVVGHVDHGKTKLLDALRSTDVVSSEHGGITQHIGAYTIKTKDGHDLTFLDTPGHAAFTLMRARGARVADIVVLVVAADDGVMPQTIEAINHAKAAEVPIVIAVNKMDLPNANPDRVKQQLSEYNLMPDSWGGTTQFVELSALKGEGVQDLVDILILESEVMELKANWGCRAEGNVIESKVDQGRGIVSTVLVERGTLRVGDSFVAGVFPGKVRAMFNYNGDKVDEATPSMPVEILGFSGIPGSGDPFQVTESERVARQYGDKRQELRKMEGAKNVKKITLDNLYDSIQSGNVQELNVIIKGDVHGSVEALQQALEKLSTSEIRLVCKHAAAGAIIENDVNLAIASKAIIIGFHVRPTAKALMVAEREKVEIRKYNIIYDAVEDIKMAMEGMLIPDLEEQVVGRVEIRETFKVPKLGVIAGCMVTSGIVTRKSNVHVLREGVQVHTGPISSLKRFKDDAKEVREGFECGLSIENYIDIKVGDELEVFTMKEIAKKLGAPTASE
- the rpsO gene encoding 30S ribosomal protein S15 — protein: MLTKENKEQVVEEFGTNVKDTGSTAVQIALLTRRIEGLTEHFRSNKKDHASRRGLLKMVGSRRKLLKYLKRKDIEAYRTLIAQLGLRK